The nucleotide sequence GCTGCCGCTGAAGAAATGGATTCAGGCCTTCTTCCTCGTCCTCACGTCTAGCAAGGGGATTTCATCAGTGGTGCTCGCCCGCCTCCTCGGCCTCAACCAGAAGACGGACTGGAAGGTGGGGCACGCGATCCGCGAGATGATGGATCTTCGCCAGGAGGAGGGGCCGGCGCTCGACGATATCGTCGAGGCCGACGAGAAGTTCATCGGCGGCCGGCCGAAATTCAGGCGGGGCGTCAAGCACAAGCGCGGCCGCAGCACCGACAAGCCGCCGGTGTTCATCGAAGTGGCCCGCCGCGGCCAGGTCCGCGCCGCGGTCATCGAGCGCAACAACCGGGCCTGTATCGAACTGCAGCTCGAACGTTTCGTCCGTCCGTCGGCTTCGCTCATCACCGACAAGAACGGCGCCTACACGATGCCCGGCCGGGCCTTCGCCTCGCACGAGGTGGTGGACCACAGCAAGAAGGAGTACGCACGAGGGGCGGTCCACATGAGCAGCGCCGACGGTTTCGCTGTGATCATCGAGCAGGCCCAGTTCGGCGTCTATCACTGGACCAGCCGGCGGCACCTGCAATGTTATGTCGACGAGGCGGTGTTCCACTGGAACCAGCGCCGGTGGGTCAAGAAGGGTAAGGGGCGCTATAAGCGCTTTGCGATGGGCTTTGCCGACGGATTGAAGGCTCTGCTCAAGAATGCCGTCGGCCGGTAGGTTCGTCGTACCGCCTCGTGGGGCCTGTGGTGGCCGGAACCGATCGCCCCGACGTTCAAGCCGGCACCGGGCTTTCTAGCCGGTAACGAGGCGGTCCGCCCGAAGGCATCGGCCCGCTCTCAACGTGGTATAGCAGTCGCCATGGGGCTGCCCCAGACATCTATCGTTCGCCGTGATGTCTGCGTATGTTGAATAGCCGACCTGTCCAGGACGTCGGATCTGAAATGGGGGGTGCGGGGTGAGTGGCGACCTTGACGAAGCTACGCAACTTGCGTATATGTATGGTGACTGGGAAATCGAACTGGTCCTCGAAGGGAAAGACGAAAGCTTCGAGGATGACGAGCCACCCAGTTTCGTGTTCTACGCGTTGGTGCGGAAGCGAGGAAAGAAGATTGGCAAGATCGACGTGGTTACAAGAGTTGAGGTTTTGCCTGGCCGTAGGATTCGCTTCTCCGAGTTTCACATTCATGGTGATAGTGGCTCCGGCAAGATTGGCCGTGACGGACTGAACGCTTTGGCGCAGGTGGCAATGGAGGATTGGGATGTTGAAGAAATCGTTGTTCATGGAGGCGTTCGAACAACCGGATGCCGTCCTGGCCATGCCCCAAAACCCGTCCGGTTCGTCCGTCGCCGTGGTCTTGTCGCGAAGAGCACCCCTTGATCGGCCAGTGGATGTCGTCAGGACGCTGGTATGGAACGGCCTTAGGTTGTCGAAAGCCCATGCCATTCTGGCCAGGCTGACGAAAGATGAAGACGTTCCGGTTCTGCTGACCGCGGCCGAACCTTTTAACGAGCTCGCGAAGAAATTCCAGGCCCTGGGAGTTTCTGTTCACAAGAGAACCGCCCCGCGCCACGTAAGCCAGATGTTGAGACAGCTACGCGAGCGGCGAAGGGACACCCAGGAAGAGTTTGCGATCCGCTACGGGCTCGACGTCTCAACTATCCGGAATTGGGAGCAGCGGCGCAGCGAGCCTGATACTGCATCGCGGATCCTGTTGCAGGTGATCGCGAAGCATCCCGAGGTCGTTGAGAGCGTGCTGGAAGAGGAAGGCAGCTGATACCTCGATGTGACGTTGGCCGGCGCCCTTTCACCCTTTGTGGCTGTGGCAGAAATATCATCTGTTGAATGGTCATTCGACGGTGCCTCTAAATTATTGGCGG is from Shumkonia mesophila and encodes:
- a CDS encoding IS1595 family transposase, with product MAFPHERAYRQLLESIIWRRGRFHSHCGGLKTWAIRGKTARYGLYECAYCHHQFTVNTRTPLHATKLPLKKWIQAFFLVLTSSKGISSVVLARLLGLNQKTDWKVGHAIREMMDLRQEEGPALDDIVEADEKFIGGRPKFRRGVKHKRGRSTDKPPVFIEVARRGQVRAAVIERNNRACIELQLERFVRPSASLITDKNGAYTMPGRAFASHEVVDHSKKEYARGAVHMSSADGFAVIIEQAQFGVYHWTSRRHLQCYVDEAVFHWNQRRWVKKGKGRYKRFAMGFADGLKALLKNAVGR
- a CDS encoding helix-turn-helix domain-containing protein → MLKKSLFMEAFEQPDAVLAMPQNPSGSSVAVVLSRRAPLDRPVDVVRTLVWNGLRLSKAHAILARLTKDEDVPVLLTAAEPFNELAKKFQALGVSVHKRTAPRHVSQMLRQLRERRRDTQEEFAIRYGLDVSTIRNWEQRRSEPDTASRILLQVIAKHPEVVESVLEEEGS